In Serratia marcescens subsp. marcescens ATCC 13880, a single genomic region encodes these proteins:
- a CDS encoding AraC family transcriptional regulator has product MASNHQHTDWLELRRDDETGIESVNAHFQGHAYDPHDHDEMLVGVTQQGLQRFNCHRSLHTSRPGRAMLIEPGAVHDGHAPQAEGFTYAMLYLPQRWVSDAMQRRGLGDASVLEGAFHSTLTDDPMLATAIQQAFFALHQREGRLARDQSLDQLLTLLARHIRVRPTSQRDDALIEMNRLRDYLHEHMADNPSLEELALQCGLDRFRLTRQFTRAFGQSPHAYLIRLRLRAARLLLAQGEEPAQVAMQVGFADQSHLGRWFRRAYRLSPAAYQRQCTNVLYR; this is encoded by the coding sequence ATGGCGTCCAATCATCAACATACAGACTGGCTCGAACTGCGGCGCGATGACGAAACGGGTATTGAGAGCGTCAACGCCCACTTTCAGGGGCATGCCTACGATCCTCACGATCATGATGAAATGCTGGTGGGCGTCACGCAGCAGGGCTTGCAGCGTTTCAATTGCCACCGCTCGCTGCACACCAGCCGGCCGGGGCGCGCCATGCTGATCGAGCCGGGCGCGGTGCACGATGGCCATGCGCCGCAGGCCGAAGGGTTTACCTATGCGATGCTTTATCTGCCGCAGCGCTGGGTCTCCGACGCGATGCAGCGCCGCGGATTGGGGGACGCTTCAGTGCTGGAAGGCGCCTTCCACAGCACGTTGACCGACGATCCGATGCTGGCGACCGCGATACAACAGGCTTTTTTTGCGTTGCATCAGAGAGAAGGCCGGCTGGCGCGCGATCAAAGCCTGGACCAACTGCTGACGCTTTTGGCGCGGCATATACGCGTCAGGCCAACGTCCCAACGCGATGACGCTTTGATTGAGATGAATCGTTTACGGGACTACTTGCACGAACACATGGCGGATAATCCCAGTCTGGAGGAACTTGCGCTTCAGTGCGGTCTGGATCGTTTCCGTCTGACTCGCCAATTCACCCGCGCTTTCGGCCAGTCGCCGCATGCTTACCTGATCCGGCTGAGGCTGCGTGCCGCGCGACTGTTACTGGCGCAGGGGGAAGAGCCGGCGCAGGTCGCCATGCAGGTAGGCTTTGCCGACCAGAGTCATTTGGGCCGCTGGTTCCGGCGCGCCTACCGTTTATCGCCGGCGGCCTATCAGCGGCAGTGCACAAACGTTCTATACCGCTGA
- a CDS encoding DUF2000 family protein: MFDTKIAFIVRDDLQTWQRLNVVAFLATGIAAAAPEIIGECYVDAQGRRYGGISGQPMLIFAADLPGLQNAHRKGLERELTLIPYVHAMFSTGHDAANRQVFLAEDADNLDLVGLALRGPKKAVDKAIKGLTLHA; this comes from the coding sequence ATGTTTGATACCAAGATAGCGTTTATCGTGCGCGACGATCTGCAAACCTGGCAGCGGCTGAACGTGGTGGCCTTTCTGGCGACGGGCATCGCTGCCGCCGCCCCGGAAATCATCGGCGAATGTTACGTGGATGCGCAAGGCAGACGCTACGGCGGCATTTCCGGGCAGCCGATGCTGATTTTCGCCGCGGATCTGCCGGGCCTGCAAAATGCGCATCGCAAAGGGCTGGAACGGGAATTGACGCTGATCCCCTATGTGCACGCCATGTTCTCGACCGGGCACGATGCAGCCAACCGGCAGGTTTTTCTCGCCGAAGACGCGGACAACCTGGATTTGGTCGGCCTGGCGCTGCGCGGGCCGAAGAAAGCGGTGGATAAGGCGATAAAAGGCCTGACGCTGCACGCCTGA
- a CDS encoding LysR substrate-binding domain-containing protein: MKKIHSLPHLSAFEAAARLGSFSAAADELFLTTGAVSRHIRSLEAQLGVTLFYRGHKSVRLTQAGENFSRTASRVISELYAAESALKAIAGRQRLVVHSLPTFTMHWLMPKLAAFNEIHPEVAVDITTATGAVDRNMPFDLAIRRDPAHFSGLKAIPFLQEDSLLVCSQSYLRTMPISAPDNLAGHTAIRIRAREDLWRSWLNTYPTALDASPPPLTLDHTFAAIQAAEDGLGLAVVPYLFCAKHLSSGRLVSPFPALTIRTGVYSLLLRDRDDEVVRKFATWLQTFQA, from the coding sequence ATGAAAAAAATCCACTCCCTGCCGCACCTGTCCGCTTTCGAAGCCGCCGCCCGTCTCGGCAGCTTCAGCGCCGCTGCGGATGAGCTGTTTCTCACCACCGGCGCGGTCAGCCGCCATATTCGCAGTCTCGAAGCACAGCTGGGGGTCACGCTGTTTTATCGCGGACACAAATCCGTGCGGCTGACGCAGGCCGGCGAGAATTTTTCCCGCACCGCATCTCGGGTGATAAGCGAACTGTATGCCGCGGAAAGCGCGCTGAAAGCGATCGCCGGTCGGCAACGGCTGGTGGTGCACAGCCTGCCGACGTTCACCATGCACTGGCTGATGCCGAAACTGGCGGCGTTCAACGAGATTCATCCGGAGGTCGCGGTTGATATCACCACCGCCACTGGGGCCGTCGATCGCAATATGCCGTTTGATCTGGCGATCAGGCGCGACCCCGCGCACTTCTCAGGGCTGAAGGCGATCCCTTTTTTGCAGGAAGACAGCCTGCTGGTCTGCAGCCAGAGCTATTTGCGCACCATGCCGATCAGTGCGCCAGACAATCTGGCCGGGCATACAGCCATTCGCATCCGCGCCCGGGAAGATTTATGGCGCAGCTGGTTGAATACCTATCCGACGGCGCTGGACGCCTCGCCGCCGCCGCTGACGCTCGACCATACCTTCGCCGCCATTCAGGCGGCCGAAGACGGCCTGGGACTGGCCGTCGTGCCTTACCTGTTCTGCGCCAAACATCTGTCGTCCGGCCGGCTGGTGTCGCCCTTCCCGGCGTTGACGATTCGAACCGGCGTTTATTCCCTGCTGCTGCGCGATCGGGACGATGAGGTCGTGAGAAAGTTCGCCACCTGGCTGCAGACGTTCCAGGCGTAA
- a CDS encoding MFS transporter yields MRAFFLLCVSRAGLCLGTMMFAGALPTIRSEWQLDAASAGTVQTVFSLTNALALLVASWWCDSLGARRVYLLFSWLGAGALMLFAVFAHSYIGALVLMAFVGLTQGGAYTPALLLAMGMNGPARRGYAIGMILAASSLGYFLSVFIAGWSAMRWGAGVAFSLCAAGALLGALAGSLALVGYQEPQPRTLGRKTKRESYAITYATLLLLIGYIAHSWELLGNWAWAPSLVSEALSGFSLDPLSAGLIVAAVIHLAGMIATLIVGTVSDYFNRASVLMFMGAAGALGSLLMGWSANWGPGWTLLFVSIGSFFILGDSGVLSAAMADNVPPQQLGSVMGWRSLLGFGIGSFAPLSFGVVMDTTQSWGSSYAVLACGGGVACLAAGLLWRQHVK; encoded by the coding sequence ATGCGAGCTTTCTTTTTGCTTTGCGTGAGCCGGGCTGGCCTCTGCCTGGGCACCATGATGTTTGCCGGCGCGCTGCCGACCATCAGAAGCGAGTGGCAGCTCGACGCCGCCTCCGCCGGTACGGTGCAGACGGTGTTCAGCCTGACCAACGCCCTGGCGTTGCTGGTGGCTTCCTGGTGGTGTGATTCGCTGGGCGCGCGTCGCGTGTATCTGCTGTTTTCCTGGCTGGGCGCCGGTGCGCTGATGCTGTTCGCCGTGTTTGCCCATTCGTATATCGGTGCGCTGGTGTTGATGGCCTTCGTCGGCCTGACGCAGGGCGGCGCCTATACGCCGGCGCTGCTGTTAGCGATGGGGATGAACGGCCCGGCCCGACGCGGTTACGCCATCGGCATGATCCTGGCGGCCAGTTCGTTGGGGTATTTTCTGTCGGTTTTCATCGCCGGTTGGAGCGCCATGCGCTGGGGCGCCGGCGTGGCGTTTTCCCTGTGCGCCGCCGGTGCGTTACTGGGGGCGCTGGCGGGTTCGTTGGCCCTGGTCGGTTATCAGGAACCGCAACCGCGCACGCTGGGAAGGAAGACGAAACGAGAAAGCTATGCTATCACCTATGCGACCCTGCTGTTGCTGATCGGGTATATCGCTCACAGCTGGGAACTGCTCGGTAACTGGGCCTGGGCGCCCAGCCTGGTCAGCGAGGCGTTGAGCGGTTTCTCTCTGGATCCGCTCAGCGCAGGATTGATCGTCGCGGCGGTGATCCACCTGGCCGGCATGATCGCCACGCTGATTGTCGGCACCGTTTCCGACTATTTCAATCGTGCATCGGTGTTGATGTTTATGGGCGCCGCGGGCGCGTTGGGATCGCTGCTGATGGGGTGGTCGGCGAACTGGGGGCCAGGCTGGACGCTGCTGTTCGTCAGCATCGGCAGTTTCTTTATTCTCGGCGACTCCGGCGTGCTGTCGGCGGCGATGGCGGACAACGTGCCGCCGCAACAGCTCGGTAGCGTGATGGGCTGGCGATCGTTGCTGGGGTTCGGCATCGGTTCGTTCGCCCCGTTATCCTTTGGCGTCGTGATGGATACCACCCAGAGCTGGGGCTCGTCTTATGCCGTGTTGGCCTGCGGCGGCGGGGTAGCCTGCCTGGCGGCAGGGTTGCTTTGGCGACAACACGTGAAATGA
- a CDS encoding NAD(P)/FAD-dependent oxidoreductase codes for MNGTSSRMVIVGAGIVGASIAYHLARQGQHVIVVEQAHPAAGATGRSFGWISEGVLEGAPDAFLRREIVADWIRLAQEISDLWVNWSGALSYGQAPATQNPDNRLLPSAEVTVLEPGLRQPDSQAYFAARDGAVDPQDVTQRLLECVRSWGGELLLGRTVSGFLREDGQIIGIVTEEGAIAADRVVLACGTGISALLDGSGFSLPIEASPAILLRYHAAAQVVNTLIAGDDIEVRHAQNGDLLAAEDYPAHGDENRVEGEAQSAIEGRLSGTAPLQLQACAVGMRPRPRDGYPIVGPLGATCLYVAVMHPAVMCAPTLGRLIGDELLHGVNPAIPHAYRPARFINDGV; via the coding sequence ATGAATGGAACATCATCACGCATGGTCATCGTGGGCGCCGGGATTGTCGGCGCATCGATCGCCTATCATCTCGCGCGCCAAGGGCAGCACGTTATCGTCGTTGAGCAGGCGCATCCCGCGGCGGGAGCCACAGGCCGCTCGTTCGGCTGGATCAGCGAAGGCGTGCTTGAGGGCGCTCCCGACGCGTTTCTGCGGCGCGAGATCGTGGCTGACTGGATACGCCTGGCGCAGGAGATCTCGGATCTCTGGGTGAATTGGTCCGGCGCGCTCAGCTATGGCCAGGCGCCGGCGACGCAAAACCCCGATAATCGGCTTTTGCCCTCCGCCGAGGTGACAGTGCTGGAACCGGGGCTCAGGCAGCCCGATAGCCAAGCGTATTTTGCGGCGCGTGACGGCGCCGTCGATCCGCAAGACGTGACACAGCGGTTGCTCGAATGCGTTCGCTCCTGGGGCGGGGAGTTGCTCCTGGGGCGAACCGTCAGCGGATTTTTGCGTGAAGACGGGCAGATCATCGGCATCGTTACCGAGGAAGGCGCGATTGCCGCCGATCGGGTGGTGCTCGCCTGCGGTACGGGGATCTCGGCGCTGCTGGACGGCAGCGGATTCTCGCTGCCGATCGAGGCGTCACCGGCCATTTTGTTACGCTATCACGCGGCGGCGCAGGTGGTGAACACGCTGATTGCGGGCGACGACATCGAAGTGCGTCATGCGCAAAATGGCGATCTGCTGGCGGCGGAGGATTATCCTGCGCACGGCGATGAAAACCGCGTGGAGGGCGAAGCGCAATCGGCGATTGAAGGGCGCCTGTCAGGCACGGCGCCCTTGCAACTGCAGGCGTGTGCGGTGGGGATGCGCCCCCGGCCGCGCGACGGTTATCCCATCGTCGGGCCGCTGGGCGCCACCTGCCTCTATGTGGCGGTGATGCATCCGGCCGTGATGTGCGCACCGACGCTTGGCCGGCTGATCGGCGACGAGCTGCTGCATGGCGTTAACCCCGCCATTCCGCACGCTTATCGCCCGGCGCGATTTATTAATGATGGGGTGTGA
- a CDS encoding cupin domain-containing protein has product MHKRTLASLHYENMPYDGVHFHILKRETPGHTALLKLDAGSRQPARFHPGWVKLMVLSGELKVDDQTLQPHEMLIIPANTAYTVQAITEVICLAISELDGAELAR; this is encoded by the coding sequence ATGCATAAGAGAACACTGGCGTCACTGCATTACGAAAACATGCCTTACGATGGGGTACACTTTCACATTTTGAAACGGGAGACGCCTGGCCATACGGCGTTGCTGAAGCTGGATGCGGGCAGCCGACAACCGGCGCGTTTTCACCCGGGCTGGGTGAAACTGATGGTGCTGAGCGGTGAACTGAAGGTTGACGATCAGACGTTGCAACCCCATGAGATGTTGATCATTCCTGCCAATACCGCTTATACGGTACAGGCCATCACGGAAGTGATTTGTCTGGCGATTTCCGAGCTGGACGGCGCCGAGTTGGCCCGTTGA
- a CDS encoding AraC family transcriptional regulator, translating into MGFEVDNAETKRIDLSSHENSSFEVTGLVKHYPAGFVIPYHSHKRCHLLYSQQGIMAVEASSGRWIVPPTTAVWLRPGVEHQIVMQSNICVYGILVDEITAARLPLRDGVLQVSPLLRELIAQLATLAPEGAETKRNALLRALFLEELSLQPQLALHLPWPAEARMAEICRQLVITPADERGIEAWADSLSISVKTFQRHFSQQTGITFGQWKQRLRLLSSIPLLLAGNSIIHAAFESGYESHSAYSVAFKKLFGVSPSRFTL; encoded by the coding sequence ATGGGATTCGAAGTCGACAACGCCGAAACGAAACGCATCGACCTCAGCAGCCACGAAAATTCCTCGTTCGAGGTGACGGGGCTGGTGAAACACTATCCGGCGGGCTTCGTCATTCCTTACCACTCGCATAAACGCTGTCATTTGCTCTATTCGCAACAGGGCATTATGGCGGTCGAGGCGAGCAGCGGGCGCTGGATCGTGCCGCCCACCACCGCGGTTTGGTTGCGGCCGGGGGTAGAACATCAGATCGTCATGCAGAGCAACATCTGCGTTTACGGGATTTTGGTCGATGAAATCACCGCCGCGCGTTTGCCGCTGCGCGACGGCGTATTACAGGTTTCACCGCTGTTGCGAGAACTGATCGCCCAGTTGGCGACGCTGGCGCCTGAAGGGGCGGAGACCAAACGCAATGCGCTGCTGAGAGCGTTGTTCCTGGAGGAACTGAGCCTGCAGCCGCAGCTGGCGCTGCATCTGCCTTGGCCGGCAGAGGCGAGAATGGCCGAAATTTGCCGGCAGTTGGTCATCACACCGGCCGACGAACGCGGTATTGAGGCCTGGGCCGATTCACTGTCGATCAGCGTAAAGACCTTTCAACGCCATTTCAGTCAACAAACCGGCATCACCTTCGGCCAGTGGAAACAACGTCTGCGGCTGCTGTCGTCCATTCCGCTGCTGCTGGCCGGCAACTCGATCATCCACGCCGCCTTCGAAAGCGGTTACGAGAGTCACAGCGCCTATTCGGTGGCGTTCAAAAAACTGTTTGGCGTTTCGCCTTCGCGCTTTACGCTATAG
- a CDS encoding NAD(P)/FAD-dependent oxidoreductase → MNNDVIIIGGSFAGLAAALQLGRARRTVTVLDTGLQRNRFASRSHGVLGHDDKPPSDILAAARQQLARYPAIKMVNARADSISGTIDNFSALTGDSETLRARRLILSYGVVDQMPDIPGFAEGWGTSVIPCPYCDGFEVADQHWGLVWSGAQSMNQVRLFHDWTDRLTVFSNGHDISPDIRTELAARQVPLVDGRIAEIARHGSQIATIKIDTGTDVAVDILFAHPLTRPSTRLHDALGLATLNTPTGIVLKTDERHETSMPGIYAAGDLANAGIPSVTTATWQGAMAGIFAQQSMLT, encoded by the coding sequence ATGAATAATGACGTCATCATCATCGGCGGCAGCTTTGCCGGTCTCGCCGCAGCCCTGCAGCTTGGCCGTGCCCGTCGCACGGTCACCGTTCTCGATACCGGCCTTCAGCGCAACCGCTTCGCTAGCCGTTCACACGGTGTGCTCGGCCACGATGACAAACCACCGTCCGACATCCTGGCCGCGGCGCGGCAGCAACTCGCGCGCTACCCTGCCATCAAGATGGTTAATGCCCGCGCGGACAGCATCTCCGGTACTATCGACAATTTCTCCGCCCTCACTGGCGATAGTGAAACCCTACGTGCGCGCCGCCTGATCCTGAGCTATGGCGTTGTTGACCAGATGCCTGACATTCCTGGCTTTGCTGAAGGCTGGGGCACATCCGTCATCCCATGCCCCTATTGCGATGGCTTCGAAGTTGCTGACCAGCATTGGGGCCTCGTCTGGTCTGGAGCGCAGTCGATGAATCAGGTCAGGCTGTTTCACGACTGGACCGACAGGTTGACTGTCTTCAGCAATGGACACGACATCTCTCCCGACATACGGACCGAACTGGCGGCCCGCCAGGTCCCTCTCGTTGATGGCCGGATCGCCGAAATCGCACGTCACGGGAGCCAGATTGCCACCATCAAGATCGATACCGGCACCGATGTCGCAGTCGATATTCTCTTCGCACATCCGCTTACCAGGCCGTCCACACGCCTTCATGACGCACTGGGCCTCGCCACGCTCAATACGCCAACCGGCATCGTCCTTAAGACCGATGAGCGCCACGAAACCAGTATGCCAGGCATCTATGCCGCCGGTGACCTTGCCAACGCCGGCATCCCCTCAGTCACCACGGCGACATGGCAAGGCGCGATGGCGGGTATCTTCGCTCAGCAGTCGATGCTCACTTGA
- a CDS encoding TetR/AcrR family transcriptional regulator, with product MTKQMNETPSRGPSDHSVRDQVVDAATEHFGHYGYEKTTVSDLAKAIGFSKAYIYKFFDSKQAIGEVICANRLAIIRDIVNAAIADAPTAAEKIRRLFKALSESGCDLFFHDRKLHDIAAVAVRDKWPSAQAHEQHLRQLIEQIIVEGRQAGEFERKTPLDEAADAIFMVMRPYISPVQLQYNLETVQAAAVLLPSLILRSLSP from the coding sequence ATGACTAAACAGATGAATGAAACTCCTTCCAGGGGACCTTCCGACCACAGTGTCCGCGATCAGGTCGTCGACGCGGCCACTGAGCATTTCGGTCACTATGGCTACGAAAAAACAACGGTTTCCGACCTCGCCAAAGCAATTGGTTTTTCAAAAGCTTATATCTATAAATTTTTCGATTCCAAGCAGGCGATTGGAGAAGTGATCTGCGCTAATCGGCTGGCGATCATAAGGGACATTGTCAACGCAGCGATTGCGGATGCGCCGACAGCCGCAGAGAAAATAAGGCGATTATTCAAGGCATTGTCAGAATCTGGCTGCGATTTATTTTTTCATGACCGTAAGTTGCACGATATTGCGGCCGTTGCTGTGCGTGACAAATGGCCCTCAGCACAAGCTCATGAGCAGCACCTGCGGCAGCTCATTGAGCAGATCATTGTTGAAGGGCGCCAGGCAGGTGAGTTTGAAAGAAAAACGCCACTGGACGAGGCGGCGGATGCGATTTTTATGGTCATGCGTCCCTATATCAGCCCGGTTCAGCTGCAATATAATTTGGAAACCGTCCAAGCAGCGGCGGTATTGCTGCCATCACTGATCCTGAGAAGTTTGTCACCCTGA
- a CDS encoding efflux RND transporter periplasmic adaptor subunit, giving the protein MLGLKPVTFAVCLLPFALVACGEASDNRDPRSLPPLVRSAAAINATDFSRAFTGVVVARIQSDLGFRVQGKILERLVDTGQAVKRGQPLMRLDPVDLSLQAQAQQQAVAAAKARARQTADDESRYRGLVTTGAVSASAYDQVKAAAETARADLSAAKAQANVAQNAMGYAVLVADADGVVMDTLAEPGQVVTAGQPVIRLARAGQREAVVQLPETLRPVIGSVAQASLYGSDTPSVSAKLRLLSDAADPLTRTFEARYVLDGPLSGAPLGSTVTIHIAQNRASQPLLQVPLAAVFDAGKGPGVWSISGNPARVTWRSVQVVSLGDDAASVTGSLKPGEQVVALGAHLLHDGETVRLAKQSDIRVAGSRP; this is encoded by the coding sequence ATGCTCGGACTTAAACCTGTCACCTTTGCTGTCTGTCTGTTGCCGTTTGCCCTTGTGGCCTGCGGTGAGGCTTCCGATAACCGCGATCCACGCAGTCTGCCACCTCTGGTCAGGTCTGCCGCAGCGATCAATGCAACCGACTTTTCCCGTGCTTTTACGGGGGTGGTGGTTGCACGAATTCAGAGCGATCTTGGTTTCAGGGTTCAAGGCAAAATCCTGGAACGTCTCGTCGATACCGGTCAGGCCGTGAAACGTGGTCAGCCGTTAATGCGTCTGGACCCGGTTGATCTGAGCCTACAGGCTCAGGCTCAGCAGCAGGCCGTCGCCGCAGCAAAAGCGCGAGCCCGACAGACAGCGGATGATGAATCGCGTTATCGCGGTCTGGTCACCACAGGCGCTGTGTCGGCATCCGCTTACGATCAGGTTAAGGCTGCCGCAGAGACGGCCAGGGCTGACCTCAGTGCCGCCAAGGCGCAGGCGAATGTGGCGCAAAACGCCATGGGCTATGCAGTCCTGGTCGCTGACGCCGACGGAGTGGTGATGGATACGCTGGCCGAACCTGGTCAGGTGGTCACCGCCGGACAGCCAGTTATCAGACTGGCGAGGGCAGGACAACGCGAAGCGGTCGTCCAGTTGCCTGAGACGCTGCGCCCGGTAATTGGAAGCGTGGCACAGGCCTCTCTGTACGGCAGCGATACCCCCTCTGTTTCTGCGAAGCTACGGTTACTCTCTGATGCAGCCGATCCGCTGACGCGCACGTTTGAAGCAAGGTACGTGCTCGACGGTCCATTGTCTGGTGCCCCTCTGGGGTCCACTGTCACCATCCATATTGCGCAGAACAGAGCATCGCAGCCGTTGCTGCAGGTGCCTTTAGCGGCTGTTTTTGACGCGGGTAAAGGCCCGGGGGTCTGGAGCATTTCAGGAAATCCCGCCAGAGTGACATGGCGGTCCGTGCAGGTCGTGAGCCTCGGGGATGATGCAGCAAGCGTCACCGGCAGTCTTAAGCCTGGCGAACAGGTCGTGGCGCTGGGCGCTCATCTACTGCATGATGGTGAAACAGTCCGGCTGGCGAAGCAGAGCGATATCCGTGTCGCCGGGAGTCGTCCATGA